The following nucleotide sequence is from Candidatus Ancaeobacter aquaticus.
ATGCGCGTACCGAACAGGTGTTAAATAATATTATGTCCGCAGTAGCATCATCATCAACAAGAGAATATCCATTTTGTCTAAGTAGTCCCGATATCACGTCAGTGTCACTAACATTCATCTGACAACCGTAGGTACGGATGTAGACCTTTCTGGGCGCAGATTTTTCATAAGTCTTTGATTTTTCAGGCATTTTTCGTTTTTCTCCTATTCCAAAAAAAGAGAATTGAAGGGGACAAAAAATTCAAAAGAAAAAATCTCTTTTCGGGCGATTTTGATGTTTTTAAAAAGCAATCCCAGTACCTGTTTTTGCTCATAACAATTGAGGCTTTTCTTATTGGGCTGATCCCTGCTAAGAAGTCCTCTACACGATGCATATAATCTTCTGAACGCTCCCGCTCAATCTATCTAAGTGCTTGCAATGCAAGCTGCGCAAAGAACGGGGTCAGACCTACACATTTGACAATTCAGTTTTGCAATTTTGTATTATTTTATTAAATTTTTGATTCTTCAGTCTACTAGCTTCCATTCTTCTAGTTATTTGACTTACACCTGAAACACCTATCTTATCATCGTACACTGATCTTGCGACTTCTGCTAAAGACATATCTGTCATTTTTCTTAATAAGTAAACCATTATCTTATTTATTTCTTGCTCGTTGATGATTCCATGGCTTTTTATCTTTTGCCTAATTGTATTAGGTGAAAGATTTCTCTTTGTAATATTTCTTAGATCCGGTAAATCTCTTGTTTTTCTATCCACTGCTATATACTTTTCTTTTACTTCCCTAACAAAGTCATCATCGCCCAATATACACCCTACATTTATTTTATTATAAGGACCGTCTACAATATTATTACTATCTACTTCGACATATTTTCTGTATTCGTTTTTATTTTTATTAAAAAACCCTAGTGTAAATTCTGTATGCATATATAGAGGCGCTGGATCATTCAATACATAATATCTATAACTGCTCCATTTATATTCCTGAGGCTTTTTGTGTGTTTTAGCTTTTACGGGATTTAGATGCAAATAACGAGTTAATGCCATTAAATAATTATCCTTATCCACCAGTATCGATTTATATCTTCCTTGAAATAAATGTCCTGCTCTTTTTGTTTTAATATTAAAATATTTTGTATAGCTTGAATTTATGAAGTGCATACATTTGCATAAATTGGAATGGGGAGTTTCTATGAGAAGGTGATAATGATTTGGCATTAAACAATAAGCATGAACTATAAGTCCAAATTTATCGTGTGCGCTTTCTATGTATGACAAAAACTTTTCATTATCTCGCTCAGAGCCAAATATATTCTTTCTTTCGTTGCCTCGTGCTGTCACATGATATAGAGCTCCTGGATATTCGATTCGCAGAGGTCTTGACATCTTTATACCTTTCTTAAATAATGTAAATCATATCACAAACATTAATAATGTCAAATGTATAGGCCTGACCCTTTAATTGTTTGCTCATTTCTTCATTTGCAATAATCCGCCCAATAAAAGATACGTGTCTATAATACACATATTTACATCTAGCTGATTAATCTCATTATGAATTCCTTTATTTGTAATGTTATAAATAGCTTCAACTCGATGGCCCAAGTCTTCGACTTTTGATTTTAAAAATTTCTTTCTCGCCTCACTATCTAGTTCTTTATCAATAAAAGCCCATATTCTATTAATATATTTTTCTTCTGAAACATCCATCTTTTTATTTTTTCCATAAATATATGGAGTTGCTTGTGACGAAAAAACAGAATCTGCAAATGTTTTAAGCATACGTCTACATGATGTCAATGCTTGTGCCCACTCTTCAGGATTATTTGAAGCAAGCCTATCATAACTAGCAATTAACTGCTGTATTGCTTCAGGGCATTTTTCAATAAATGTTTGATTAACCATATTTCTTGCCTGCTCAAATATTGTTTCAGTAATATTGCCAAATCTTAAGGTATAATTAATCCTAAGCACATAAGTATAAACTGCATCTCTAATTCTTGCCAATAATGATTTCTTATTACTTATATCTGCCTGTATTTCTAGCTTCTTATTTTGTATTTTTTGCAAAGCATCGCCATATGTCTCTTTCACTGTTTCCCAACTACCAGCAGACATAATAGATCCTTCCCCCCAAGACTGCTTGTCAACAGAGGGCGTAAATTCAGAAGGTGGAACTAATGTCTTAAGATTATCTTCGGATGTTCTAATTAGAACTTCTAATTGAGGTACTGATTGAAGATAATACCAATGTTGATCTTCATACAATTTCTTTTGGGGTTCAGGTAAAGTGCTAACATCAAGCCCTGGTAAAGGAACTAAAGCTTTCCTCACAGTATACCTACCAGACCAATGAGCAAATTTCTCAGCATCATCTTTTTTAATGGCATGAGGCAATGACTTATCCTCATACCCCACAAGTTCAAGAGTTAACCAATTCAAGACATCAAAATCATTGCGCAATCTAGCAAGTTTTTTGCACTTTGAAATTATTAGCTCTAAAGAAAGTGCATTACAATCAAAGTCAGAAAGAATCTCCTCAGACAACTTCAATAATTCTTCATTTTTAGTTTTTGCGCTCATAATCACACCTCTTCTATTTTATCTTTCCACTCTTTAATCTTTTTTAAATCAGCATCCGTAAACACAGGATGATTTTTGAAATCACGCTTAGGAGTAACCCACCCTTTCTTTATCCAGTAATAAAGCCCTTGGCGAGTAATGCCTAATTCTTTTGCCGCTTTACTTAAATTATATCGTTTCTCCATAGTGATGCTACTTTACACCTTTTGTCATATTTTGTTAACTCATTTTTAATAGGGGGAAATAGATATAAAATATCTATTTCGGGAGGGCGGGGGTTTTCTTTTTCTTCTGCTTTTTAGCAGCAGCTAGAGAGCTGATGCACGGATTACGAGCCATTCGTGCAAACAAGACGCAAAAACATCAAAATCGCCCCCATAAAAGAATTAATTTTTCTCTCGGCCTGTCATCCTCCTGCCAACTTTTGATTCCTGTAGATTTTTTCTCTTTTACCATTCTTATCTTCTCTATTCTTCACTTTGCGCAACAAGTTGTTGCGCATTTAAAACAATCACTAATCCGCTATTTCTTCATCTTCGCAAGGTGGATACTGCAATGGTGCTTTGCCGACAGATTCTAATATGACCGGCTTCAAATCCCATTTCTCTGCCTGCATTATCTCTTTAAGCTCAATAGAAAATTGCCATCCGTCACCATAATCAAAAAGAAAAAGCATTTTGTCACCCGGTTGCTTAAAGACTTGTTGTATCTTCGTACGTTTGACACTTTTCACGTGCGGCGCCGGTAGCTCGACATCATCAAGGTCATAAAAAAGTTCATATGCTTTTTTAGAATTTTGAGGCCGATTAAAGTCACT
It contains:
- a CDS encoding transposase, with amino-acid sequence MSRPLRIEYPGALYHVTARGNERKNIFGSERDNEKFLSYIESAHDKFGLIVHAYCLMPNHYHLLIETPHSNLCKCMHFINSSYTKYFNIKTKRAGHLFQGRYKSILVDKDNYLMALTRYLHLNPVKAKTHKKPQEYKWSSYRYYVLNDPAPLYMHTEFTLGFFNKNKNEYRKYVEVDSNNIVDGPYNKINVGCILGDDDFVREVKEKYIAVDRKTRDLPDLRNITKRNLSPNTIRQKIKSHGIINEQEINKIMVYLLRKMTDMSLAEVARSVYDDKIGVSGVSQITRRMEASRLKNQKFNKIIQNCKTELSNV
- a CDS encoding MerR family transcriptional regulator; translation: MEKRYNLSKAAKELGITRQGLYYWIKKGWVTPKRDFKNHPVFTDADLKKIKEWKDKIEEV